A part of Streptomyces sp. NBC_01235 genomic DNA contains:
- a CDS encoding sugar ABC transporter ATP-binding protein, with amino-acid sequence MHDAPDTSVEAGHPYEAEPLVRIRGLVKRFGGTLALAGVDLDVHAGRVLALLGPNGAGKSTLIKVLAGVHHADAGQITVDGHPLGSHAASRTMSFIHQDLGLVEWMTVAENIALSTGYPRRAGLISWRLTREGCVDALRIVAGHLDPDTPIAGLASAERSLVAIARALAARAKLIVLDEPTARLPAADCAQLFRVLHALRDLGHGILYVSHRLDEVYEVADSFAVLRDGRLVSHGALAAHSPARLVHDIVGEELTAHRPATAPADGAAVLTLDGVRTTGAGPVSLELRAGEVLGLVGLTGAGHTELGRALAGSRPLLDGRALLHGRPYRPRTVADAVGLGVGLVPGDRLREGCLAELSVRENLLANPRAGGRSAPRWISPRRERAETATLIERFAVRPRDSEAPIAVLSGGNQQKVMIGRWLRTGLSLLILEEPTASVDVGAKAAIHRLLDQALAEGLAVLLISTDFEEVAGVCRRALVFVRGTVTAELSGADLTAAELTRAASAMPPSGTGTNP; translated from the coding sequence GTGCACGACGCTCCCGACACGTCCGTGGAGGCGGGTCACCCCTACGAGGCGGAACCCCTGGTCCGCATCCGCGGGCTCGTCAAGCGGTTCGGTGGGACCCTCGCGCTGGCCGGGGTCGACCTCGACGTCCACGCCGGCCGGGTCCTTGCCCTCCTCGGGCCCAACGGTGCCGGAAAGTCCACGCTCATCAAGGTGCTCGCCGGTGTCCACCACGCCGACGCGGGACAGATCACGGTCGACGGGCACCCGCTCGGAAGTCATGCCGCCTCCCGCACCATGTCCTTCATCCATCAGGACCTCGGTCTGGTGGAGTGGATGACGGTCGCCGAGAACATCGCCCTCAGCACCGGGTATCCGCGCCGCGCCGGGCTCATCTCCTGGCGGCTGACCCGCGAGGGCTGCGTCGACGCCCTGCGGATCGTCGCCGGACATCTGGACCCCGACACGCCGATCGCCGGCCTCGCCTCCGCCGAGCGTTCGCTGGTCGCGATCGCCAGAGCCCTCGCGGCACGCGCGAAGCTCATCGTTCTCGACGAGCCGACCGCCCGCCTCCCGGCCGCGGACTGCGCCCAGCTGTTCCGCGTCCTGCACGCCCTGCGCGACCTGGGGCACGGCATCCTCTACGTCAGCCACCGTCTGGACGAGGTGTACGAGGTCGCCGACAGCTTCGCCGTGCTGCGCGACGGCCGCCTCGTCAGCCACGGCGCACTGGCAGCCCACAGTCCCGCCCGTCTGGTGCACGACATCGTCGGCGAGGAGCTGACCGCCCACCGTCCCGCCACGGCTCCGGCCGACGGGGCGGCCGTCCTGACCCTGGACGGTGTACGGACCACCGGCGCGGGCCCGGTCAGCCTGGAACTCCGGGCCGGGGAAGTCCTGGGCCTGGTCGGTCTCACGGGCGCCGGGCACACCGAACTGGGCCGGGCCCTCGCGGGTTCCCGCCCCCTTCTCGACGGGCGGGCCCTTCTCCACGGCCGGCCGTACCGCCCTCGCACGGTCGCCGACGCCGTCGGACTCGGTGTCGGCCTCGTGCCCGGCGACAGACTGCGGGAGGGCTGTCTCGCCGAGCTGTCCGTGCGGGAGAACCTCCTGGCCAATCCCCGCGCGGGAGGCCGGTCGGCGCCGCGCTGGATCAGCCCCCGCCGCGAACGCGCCGAGACCGCCACCCTGATCGAACGGTTCGCGGTGCGTCCCCGAGACAGCGAGGCCCCCATCGCCGTCCTCTCCGGAGGCAACCAGCAGAAAGTCATGATCGGCCGCTGGCTCCGGACGGGCCTGAGCCTGCTGATCCTCGAGGAGCCGACCGCGAGCGTCGACGTGGGCGCCAAGGCCGCGATCCACCGCCTGCTCGACCAGGCGCTGGCCGAAGGTCTCGCGGTTCTGCTCATCTCCACCGACTTCGAGGAGGTCGCGGGTGTCTGCCGGCGCGCCCTCGTCTTCGTCCGCGGGACCGTGACGGCCGAGCTGAGCGGCGCGGACCTCACGGCAGCCGAGCTGACCCGGGCCGCGTCCGCCATGCCCCCCTCCGGAACCGGGACGAACCCATGA